In Chryseobacterium lactis, a single genomic region encodes these proteins:
- a CDS encoding LptF/LptG family permease, with protein MFKIIDKYIIKKYLGTFSFMLVLLSIVVLVIDVQQKIPRIENAKAIDPKLDLTYFLIHFYPFWIINLVVTFLSILVFITVIYFTSRMANNTEIVAIISSGASFHRFSKPYLYTSILLAVMALLVYHMVLPWANIKKNELEAYTYNAANKEKILGTAPASSQLSKTEYIFVDSWNKREKRGSSFVYQKFDKDRKMIYELKASDVYWDNTKKQFVLNNYYEKTINKDNTEKLGHGTELTRNYSHSPEELFPNELLGQNKTTPELLKFIEREKARGNSNLNSYLNELHQRTSMPVSIIILTFLALSLSSQKKRGGLGVNLAIGISLAFLFVFSFEALKVVSENKSLPPALAMWLPNLVFLPLTLYLYIKRANQ; from the coding sequence ATGTTTAAAATTATAGACAAATATATCATCAAAAAATATCTTGGAACTTTTAGTTTCATGCTGGTGCTATTGTCTATTGTAGTACTTGTGATTGACGTTCAACAAAAGATCCCGAGAATTGAAAATGCTAAGGCAATTGATCCAAAACTTGACCTTACATACTTTCTGATTCATTTTTACCCTTTCTGGATCATTAATCTTGTGGTAACGTTTCTTTCAATTCTGGTATTTATTACAGTGATTTACTTCACGTCCAGAATGGCCAATAATACTGAAATTGTAGCGATTATCAGTAGTGGTGCAAGCTTTCACAGGTTTTCCAAACCTTATTTGTATACTTCCATTTTACTTGCTGTAATGGCGCTTCTTGTCTATCATATGGTTCTTCCATGGGCTAATATAAAGAAGAATGAGCTGGAAGCTTACACCTATAATGCGGCCAATAAAGAAAAGATTCTGGGAACTGCACCTGCATCTTCGCAGCTCAGTAAAACGGAATATATTTTTGTTGATTCCTGGAATAAAAGAGAAAAAAGAGGTTCCAGCTTTGTCTATCAAAAATTTGATAAAGACCGGAAGATGATTTATGAGTTGAAGGCAAGCGATGTATATTGGGATAATACCAAAAAGCAGTTTGTCTTAAACAATTATTACGAAAAAACCATCAATAAAGACAATACGGAAAAGCTGGGCCATGGAACTGAGTTAACAAGAAACTACAGCCATTCTCCGGAAGAGCTTTTCCCGAACGAACTTCTAGGACAGAACAAAACAACCCCGGAGCTTCTGAAATTTATTGAGAGGGAAAAAGCGAGAGGAAACAGTAACCTGAATTCTTACCTGAATGAACTTCACCAAAGAACCTCAATGCCAGTTTCTATTATCATTCTTACATTCCTGGCTCTGTCGCTCTCTTCTCAAAAGAAAAGGGGAGGACTGGGAGTTAATCTGGCGATAGGAATTTCACTGGCATTCCTCTTTGTGTTCTCATTTGAAGCGTTAAAAGTGGTTTCAGAGAATAAAAGCTTACCACCTGCATTGGCAATGTGGCTTCCCAATTTGGTATTTCTTCCACTTACCCTTTATCTTTACATTAAAAGAGCCAATCAGTAA
- a CDS encoding biotin--[acetyl-CoA-carboxylase] ligase, producing MSQLFYLKECSSTNDEISKFLLYENSDFLGLHTFNQTKGRGQYGNVWTQTAEKNLAYTLAVNTQNILCSDFIFNYYTAIIIRDFLANLADYDVKIKWPNDIILKGKKIVGILIEKKKINQNNYFIIGSGINILQDKFDEISNAGSLLTQTGKEFDREDLALQLHEYLSERLKNIPSEKEILEDFNQNLFRKDEISVFEIEKERQNGIIRNADEKGELWIELENDGIRSFYHKEVKLLY from the coding sequence ATGAGCCAACTATTCTACCTGAAAGAATGTTCTTCTACTAATGACGAAATATCAAAGTTTTTACTTTACGAAAATTCAGATTTTTTAGGACTACATACTTTTAATCAGACAAAAGGTCGCGGTCAGTATGGAAATGTGTGGACTCAGACTGCCGAAAAAAACCTTGCTTATACGCTGGCAGTGAATACTCAAAACATCTTGTGCTCCGACTTTATATTCAATTATTATACCGCAATTATTATCAGGGATTTCCTTGCCAATTTGGCTGATTATGATGTAAAAATTAAATGGCCGAATGATATTATCCTTAAAGGTAAAAAAATCGTCGGGATTTTGATCGAAAAGAAAAAAATTAATCAAAATAATTATTTCATCATCGGAAGCGGAATTAATATTCTTCAGGATAAATTTGATGAAATATCCAATGCAGGTTCACTCCTGACCCAGACAGGCAAAGAATTTGACCGTGAAGACCTTGCATTACAACTTCATGAATATTTGTCTGAAAGACTGAAGAATATCCCTTCAGAAAAAGAAATCCTCGAAGACTTTAACCAGAATTTATTCCGCAAAGATGAGATATCGGTCTTTGAAATTGAAAAAGAGCGACAAAATGGCATCATACGAAATGCAGACGAAAAGGGAGAACTCTGGATCGAACTGGAAAATGACGGTATCCGTTCTTTTTATCACAAAGAAGTAAAACTCCTTTACTGA
- the rsfS gene encoding ribosome silencing factor yields the protein MNKTAEKQALIDKIVEALQDVKAEDIMIFDLSNIENSVAETFVICSGNSNTQVAALAGSVEKKVRNDLKDRPWHVEGAENAMWVLVDYVTVVVHIFQKEVREYYDIEELWGDAVITKIENEF from the coding sequence ATGAATAAAACAGCAGAAAAACAAGCACTAATAGATAAAATCGTTGAAGCACTTCAAGATGTAAAGGCCGAAGATATCATGATCTTCGATCTTTCAAACATTGAAAACTCTGTAGCGGAAACGTTCGTAATATGTAGCGGAAACTCAAATACACAAGTAGCTGCATTAGCAGGAAGTGTAGAGAAAAAAGTAAGAAACGATCTGAAAGACAGACCTTGGCACGTAGAAGGTGCAGAGAACGCCATGTGGGTATTGGTAGATTATGTTACAGTGGTGGTTCATATTTTTCAAAAAGAAGTACGTGAGTACTATGACATAGAAGAGCTTTGGGGTGACGCAGTCATTACCAAAATTGAAAATGAATTTTAA
- the ftsH gene encoding ATP-dependent zinc metalloprotease FtsH, with protein sequence MNNKGFNWFFPIAVVALLLYFGSTFLGGDTAKTIDEDGFFREMQAGKVQNIIIYKDIEKADVFLTKEAKSAMVSKTGKENNPFSALDMAPKADYSVKYGDLQLFLQKFEQIKSTDPAIKTAKDYGTGKSPFADILISALIWIAILGLFYFLLFRKMGGGGGPGGQIFSIGKSKAKLFDEKERIQVTFKDVAGLEGAKEEVQEVVDFLKNSEKYTKLGGKIPKGVLLVGPPGTGKTLLAKAVAGEAKVPFFSLSGSDFVEMFVGVGASRVRDLFAQAKAKSPAIIFIDEIDAIGRARGKNNFSGGNDERENTLNQLLTEMDGFGTDVNVIVMAATNRADILDKALMRAGRFDRSIYVDLPELHERKEIFDVHLKKIKLDDNVDRDFLAKQTPGFSGADIANVCNEAALIAARYNHTSVTKQDFLDAVDRIIGGLEKKNMAIKPSEKKRVAYHEAGHATISWLVEHASPLLKVTIVPRGRSLGAAWYLPEERQLTTTEQMLDEMCATLGGRAAEQVIFNNISTGALSDLETVTKRAQAMVTIYGLSPNIGNISYYDSSGQSEYSFGKPYSEETATKIDVEIKSIIENQYERAVRILEENKGKLDALANKLLEKEVIFREDLEEIFGKRAWDPELTEKPVTNTIPEKEQVEVLNTPQIKEKEEESEIQAPESPTQL encoded by the coding sequence ATGAATAACAAAGGATTCAACTGGTTCTTTCCAATTGCAGTCGTAGCTCTTTTGCTTTATTTTGGTTCCACTTTTCTTGGTGGAGATACGGCAAAAACTATTGATGAAGATGGTTTCTTTAGAGAAATGCAGGCAGGAAAAGTCCAGAATATTATTATATACAAAGACATAGAGAAAGCTGATGTTTTCCTTACCAAAGAAGCAAAATCAGCAATGGTTTCCAAAACCGGAAAGGAAAATAATCCTTTTTCAGCTTTAGATATGGCCCCAAAAGCAGATTATTCTGTAAAATATGGGGATCTTCAACTTTTCCTTCAGAAATTTGAACAGATCAAATCGACCGATCCGGCTATTAAAACTGCTAAAGATTACGGAACCGGAAAAAGTCCTTTTGCAGATATTCTTATATCTGCATTAATCTGGATTGCTATTCTGGGATTGTTCTACTTCCTTCTTTTCAGAAAGATGGGCGGTGGCGGAGGTCCTGGAGGACAAATATTCTCAATCGGGAAATCAAAAGCGAAGCTTTTTGACGAAAAAGAAAGAATTCAGGTAACATTTAAAGATGTTGCAGGATTGGAAGGTGCTAAAGAAGAAGTGCAGGAAGTTGTTGACTTCTTGAAAAATTCTGAGAAATATACCAAACTGGGAGGTAAAATCCCTAAAGGTGTTCTTTTAGTAGGCCCTCCGGGAACAGGTAAAACATTATTGGCAAAAGCTGTAGCAGGTGAAGCTAAAGTTCCATTCTTCTCCCTTTCTGGTTCTGACTTCGTAGAAATGTTCGTTGGAGTAGGAGCATCAAGAGTGAGAGATCTTTTTGCACAGGCAAAAGCAAAATCTCCTGCGATTATCTTTATCGATGAGATTGATGCAATCGGTCGTGCAAGAGGGAAAAACAACTTCTCAGGCGGAAACGACGAAAGAGAAAATACCCTGAATCAGCTTCTTACTGAGATGGATGGTTTCGGAACTGACGTTAATGTCATTGTGATGGCTGCAACCAACAGAGCAGATATCCTTGATAAAGCCCTGATGAGAGCCGGACGTTTTGACCGTTCTATCTATGTAGATCTTCCGGAATTGCACGAAAGAAAAGAGATTTTTGACGTTCATTTGAAGAAAATCAAGCTTGATGATAATGTTGACAGAGATTTCTTAGCAAAACAAACTCCGGGATTCAGTGGAGCAGATATTGCAAACGTTTGTAATGAAGCGGCATTGATTGCAGCGAGATATAACCACACTTCTGTCACAAAACAGGACTTCCTTGATGCTGTAGACAGAATCATCGGTGGTCTTGAAAAGAAAAATATGGCCATTAAGCCATCTGAGAAAAAGAGAGTGGCTTACCACGAGGCGGGACACGCTACAATTTCATGGCTGGTAGAACATGCTTCTCCACTTTTAAAAGTAACGATCGTTCCGAGAGGACGTTCATTAGGGGCTGCATGGTATCTTCCTGAAGAAAGACAGTTGACCACTACTGAACAGATGCTGGATGAAATGTGTGCTACTTTGGGAGGTAGAGCTGCAGAGCAGGTGATTTTCAATAATATCTCAACAGGAGCCCTTTCTGATTTGGAAACGGTAACGAAGAGAGCTCAGGCAATGGTTACCATCTACGGATTAAGCCCGAATATCGGAAACATTTCTTACTATGACAGTTCAGGCCAGTCTGAATATTCTTTCGGAAAACCTTATTCTGAAGAAACGGCTACAAAAATTGATGTAGAGATTAAATCAATCATTGAAAATCAATACGAGAGAGCAGTTAGAATTTTGGAAGAAAATAAAGGAAAGCTTGATGCTTTGGCAAATAAGCTTTTAGAAAAAGAAGTGATCTTCCGTGAAGACTTAGAAGAAATTTTCGGTAAGAGAGCATGGGATCCTGAATTGACAGAGAAACCCGTTACCAATACAATTCCTGAAAAAGAACAAGTGGAAGTATTGAACACTCCTCAAATTAAAGAAAAAGAAGAGGAAAGCGAAATACAGGCACCAGAAAGCCCGACGCAGCTTTAA
- a CDS encoding LUD domain-containing protein, which translates to MNLFKRIVSKLTNQPEEEDKQSLEKLGDSLKNADLDYKFAQLFTHSGGFFNYCADEAEALQTLNQIIKIEGIGNLFCWDKELQNFLNVVKSSYTSELQPSNDAAFITCEYLIAYDGRIMLSHNNILHYHSSRLPDKIIIIANVSQIVNNLNDAMGKIKRNGNIKNLTSISGSQSKMDSSSNSNTKLFLLLLED; encoded by the coding sequence TTGAATTTATTCAAGAGGATTGTAAGCAAACTAACCAACCAGCCTGAGGAAGAGGACAAACAGAGTCTGGAGAAGCTAGGAGATTCGCTCAAAAATGCGGATCTCGACTATAAGTTTGCGCAATTATTTACGCATTCGGGGGGATTTTTTAATTATTGTGCAGATGAAGCGGAGGCTCTACAAACTTTAAATCAAATTATCAAGATAGAAGGTATAGGAAACCTTTTCTGCTGGGACAAAGAACTTCAGAACTTTTTAAATGTTGTGAAGTCTTCTTATACTTCAGAATTGCAACCGTCTAATGATGCAGCATTCATCACTTGTGAATACCTGATCGCCTATGACGGAAGGATTATGCTTTCTCATAACAATATTCTTCATTACCACTCTTCAAGGCTGCCGGATAAGATTATTATCATTGCCAATGTTTCACAGATCGTAAACAACCTGAATGATGCAATGGGGAAAATAAAAAGGAACGGAAATATCAAGAACCTTACTTCCATCAGCGGAAGCCAGTCTAAAATGGACAGTTCTTCCAATTCCAATACAAAACTGTTTTTATTATTGCTTGAAGATTAA
- a CDS encoding phosphatidate cytidylyltransferase has protein sequence MDKNLIQRTVSGLVYVAVIILCTTPLGAQLINNIFPGLIQQQYLYHGLMSLLLVVGIWECIKVMKFGKGYEKWVVFPLAIFIFYIFSKRYFHHDFFFDFRLSEILALVLIGIAVVTLFKFPNELYYDSGKLIFSVIYVALPFSFALGLPKFSSYNDSFSLEVLFLFILIWSSDTFAYLVGKFFGKHKMAPKISPKKTWEGYAGGVVLTLVLSYFIEHYQPELRGNWMVVGFLVAAFAPLGDLVESQLKRNFGVKDSGNIIPGHGGVLDRLDSFIICVPVVYLYFILEKFI, from the coding sequence TTGGACAAAAATCTAATTCAAAGAACCGTTTCAGGCTTAGTATATGTAGCTGTTATCATTCTTTGTACAACGCCGCTAGGGGCACAACTAATTAACAATATATTTCCCGGCCTTATTCAACAGCAATATCTGTATCATGGATTAATGAGTCTTTTGCTGGTAGTTGGTATCTGGGAATGTATCAAAGTCATGAAGTTTGGAAAAGGGTATGAAAAATGGGTAGTCTTTCCACTGGCTATTTTTATTTTCTATATTTTTTCCAAAAGATATTTTCATCACGATTTCTTTTTTGATTTCAGATTGAGTGAGATCCTCGCGCTGGTCTTAATAGGGATTGCTGTGGTGACTTTATTTAAATTTCCTAACGAATTGTACTATGATAGCGGAAAACTTATTTTTTCGGTCATTTACGTGGCTCTTCCGTTTAGTTTTGCATTAGGCTTACCTAAGTTCTCCAGTTATAATGACAGCTTCTCTCTGGAAGTTTTATTTCTGTTTATTCTGATCTGGAGCAGTGATACTTTTGCCTATCTGGTAGGAAAATTCTTTGGAAAGCATAAAATGGCGCCTAAAATTTCCCCTAAGAAAACATGGGAAGGATATGCAGGTGGAGTGGTGCTGACCTTAGTTTTATCATATTTCATTGAACATTATCAGCCCGAGCTCAGAGGAAACTGGATGGTTGTCGGATTTTTAGTCGCTGCCTTTGCTCCGTTAGGTGATTTGGTAGAGAGTCAGCTGAAAAGAAATTTCGGTGTAAAGGACAGTGGAAACATCATTCCGGGGCATGGAGGAGTTTTAGATCGATTAGATAGTTTCATAATCTGTGTTCCTGTCGTATATTTGTACTTTATTTTAGAAAAATTTATATAG
- a CDS encoding phosphatidylserine decarboxylase family protein, whose product MKLHRESKGTITVATILFLIVGALAIYFLKMWSLVIIVPLLVIYCLVFWFFRVPDRTILDHKENVIAPVDGKVVMIKEVEENEFLQGKAIQVSIFMSPLNVHICRYPVTGKVIYKKYHPGKYLVAWHEKSSTENERTTVAVETQTNHKVVFRQIAGYVARRIVFYCNEGDQAKAGHEFGFIKFGSRMDVFLPLDTEIVCKIGDITKGGLDVVAKLKK is encoded by the coding sequence ATGAAATTGCATAGAGAATCAAAAGGAACAATTACCGTAGCTACCATTCTGTTTTTGATAGTGGGAGCTCTAGCTATTTATTTCCTTAAAATGTGGTCGTTGGTGATCATTGTACCTTTGTTGGTTATTTACTGTTTGGTATTCTGGTTTTTCAGAGTTCCTGACCGTACTATTCTTGATCACAAAGAAAATGTCATCGCACCGGTGGACGGAAAAGTAGTTATGATCAAGGAAGTAGAAGAGAATGAGTTCCTTCAGGGGAAAGCAATTCAGGTGTCTATTTTCATGTCTCCACTGAATGTACATATTTGTAGATATCCGGTGACCGGAAAAGTGATCTACAAAAAATACCACCCGGGAAAATATCTGGTAGCATGGCATGAAAAGTCTTCTACAGAAAATGAAAGAACTACCGTAGCTGTGGAAACGCAGACGAATCACAAAGTAGTTTTCAGACAGATTGCGGGATATGTGGCGAGAAGGATCGTTTTCTATTGTAATGAAGGAGATCAGGCAAAAGCCGGACATGAATTCGGATTTATTAAATTTGGTTCAAGAATGGATGTATTCCTGCCTTTGGACACTGAGATCGTTTGTAAGATCGGAGATATTACAAAAGGTGGTTTGGATGTGGTTGCCAAATTGAAGAAGTAA
- a CDS encoding helix-turn-helix transcriptional regulator: MIYKFFFKMINAEAEKIDDDFESNYVNLINRYLLLLFFIFLFYSIVIITLFGDLFISTFLTVITFFFLFLMAIKGKTRRFTNVLKTVIISIFVLLTFIVSFFNIYTYKNAGVEYFYFCLLFAVPFFLNYKKDSFSILFIAFIISINFIVCVYFDFDFLPKSRFLEKDDFKIIRLWNILFSIASFLMDIVFITQKDELIKGLIVEQKMKDSTIKDLVKTNTELMKHQMLINHLTEENIREILSLAETNSPIFFEKFQIFFPHFIPEILKINPNLIHSELYFCALMKLDFDTKKIAQCTNNSIRAVESKKYRIRKKLNVSSEININSFLIKV; the protein is encoded by the coding sequence ATGATTTATAAGTTTTTCTTTAAAATGATCAATGCTGAAGCAGAGAAAATAGACGACGATTTCGAAAGTAATTATGTAAATCTTATTAACAGGTATTTACTATTGCTGTTTTTCATTTTTCTGTTTTACTCTATTGTAATAATTACTCTTTTCGGGGATCTTTTCATCTCAACATTTTTGACCGTCATCACTTTTTTTTTCCTGTTTTTAATGGCTATCAAGGGAAAAACCAGAAGATTCACGAATGTTTTAAAAACAGTGATTATTAGCATTTTTGTTTTATTGACCTTTATCGTTAGCTTTTTTAATATTTATACCTATAAAAATGCAGGAGTAGAATATTTTTATTTTTGTCTTTTGTTTGCGGTTCCTTTTTTTCTAAACTATAAAAAGGATTCTTTTTCGATACTTTTTATTGCTTTCATTATTAGCATCAACTTTATCGTTTGTGTGTATTTTGATTTTGATTTTCTTCCTAAAAGCAGGTTTCTGGAAAAAGATGATTTTAAAATTATCAGACTGTGGAATATCTTATTTTCCATTGCCTCTTTTTTGATGGATATTGTGTTTATTACTCAAAAAGACGAATTAATAAAAGGGCTGATTGTTGAACAAAAAATGAAGGATTCTACGATTAAAGATCTTGTAAAAACAAACACTGAACTGATGAAACATCAAATGTTGATCAATCATCTTACAGAAGAAAACATCCGGGAAATTTTAAGTTTGGCGGAAACGAATTCACCGATATTTTTTGAAAAATTTCAGATATTTTTTCCACATTTTATTCCTGAAATATTGAAGATTAATCCAAATCTTATTCATTCCGAACTTTATTTTTGTGCATTAATGAAGCTTGATTTTGACACCAAAAAAATAGCACAATGTACCAATAATAGTATCCGTGCGGTAGAAAGTAAAAAATACAGAATACGGAAAAAGTTGAATGTGTCTTCCGAAATCAATATCAATAGTTTTCTGATCAAAGTATGA
- a CDS encoding transposase, producing MKEIHIGNLIKSKVDEHQIPLERIVKFLGRREEEVEKMYHEKAIDTDILLKWSKLLKFDFFRFYTGHLILYAPTSRIDKVIKEKETTMIFRKNIYTQEVKDFILEKIKIKEMSINDVIFRYKIPRTTLYKWLKKT from the coding sequence ATGAAGGAAATCCATATTGGAAATTTGATCAAATCGAAAGTAGATGAGCACCAGATCCCATTAGAAAGAATCGTTAAGTTTCTGGGTCGTCGGGAAGAGGAAGTAGAAAAGATGTATCATGAAAAAGCAATTGATACTGATATTCTGTTGAAATGGTCTAAGCTTTTAAAATTCGATTTTTTCAGATTTTATACCGGACATTTGATACTTTACGCTCCGACTTCAAGAATTGACAAGGTAATAAAGGAAAAGGAGACGACTATGATTTTTAGAAAAAACATTTACACACAGGAAGTTAAAGATTTTATACTGGAAAAAATAAAAATAAAAGAGATGTCTATTAATGATGTGATTTTTAGATATAAGATTCCCAGAACGACCTTATATAAATGGCTTAAAAAAACATAA
- a CDS encoding transposase, producing MNPDYKQIYTDLLREKCPEKLLDPVILKKLEKLRSAIDIFKFNQLIFDNPDQLVELNNQRLRSYDEKSIKEILVYQKKHKLTNSHVSNHFKISRNTIARWKAIFKD from the coding sequence ATGAATCCCGACTACAAACAAATTTATACCGATTTGCTTCGGGAAAAATGCCCTGAAAAATTACTAGATCCGGTAATTTTGAAGAAATTGGAAAAGCTGCGGTCAGCAATTGATATTTTTAAGTTTAATCAGCTGATTTTCGATAATCCCGATCAGCTGGTAGAGCTTAATAATCAGAGGCTTCGTTCGTATGATGAAAAATCTATTAAGGAAATTTTGGTTTATCAGAAGAAACATAAGCTTACAAACAGTCATGTTAGTAATCATTTTAAAATAAGCAGAAATACGATTGCCAGATGGAAAGCTATTTTTAAGGATTGA
- a CDS encoding DUF1801 domain-containing protein: MNPIQEYFYRIEEPERSTLLFLREKILASDTEHITETFSFGLPFIKYKKKMLCYFYYSKKYKKHYISFYHGDKLDYPELTQDGRKKFKILLIDVEKDLPLDFILSLLEEIKKYIK; this comes from the coding sequence ATGAATCCCATACAAGAGTATTTCTACAGAATCGAAGAGCCTGAAAGAAGTACTCTTCTTTTTTTACGGGAAAAGATCTTAGCCTCGGATACAGAACATATTACAGAAACGTTCAGTTTCGGGCTGCCCTTTATCAAATATAAAAAGAAAATGCTGTGTTATTTCTACTACAGCAAAAAGTATAAAAAACACTACATTAGCTTCTACCACGGTGACAAACTGGATTATCCAGAATTGACCCAAGACGGGAGAAAGAAGTTTAAGATTCTTTTAATTGATGTGGAAAAAGATTTGCCTTTGGATTTTATTCTCAGCCTGCTGGAAGAAATTAAAAAGTATATAAAATAA
- a CDS encoding ABC transporter ATP-binding protein has product MNEYKKILKFARPHQKYIYGSLFFNILYSVFQIASLGTILPVLGMLFGTIKPEKYETAPVYSGEFLDFFSYVKDYSNYYIQSLVTEYGALNVLAWLCIITAFMFLLRNIFRYLGSFLLINYRVGVTKDLRGAMYRKVLSLPVSFFTESRKGDLMSRMSNDVGEVEGNILGSLVELINAPFMLISTLVSLFILSPEMTLFSLLVLPVMGTMIALVGKSLKKDSHEAQNEMGTIFSIVDETLKSSKVIKIFNAEKIMDNRFMKSMNKWISSSISLGRKKELASPMSEFLGSITFLIIAWYGGKQILVEQSISPADFLVFLGLFFQILPPAKSLSTSISNVQKGEASLKRVLEILDADVKIEEVAEPVSISTLQNNIEFKNIGFYYDKSNLILKNFNLTIQKGKTVALVGQSGSGKTTIANLLARFYDVSEGEILIDGTDIKHLKLQEYRKLLGMVTQESVLFNDSVYNNILMGKPDATREEVIAAAKIANADDFITNLSEGYDTNIGDDGNKLSGGQKQRVSIARAVLKNPPIMILDEATSALDTESERFVQDALEKMMENRTSLVIAHRLSTIQKADWIVVMEKGDIVEQGTHHDLIAKKGMYNKLVELQNFD; this is encoded by the coding sequence ATGAACGAATATAAAAAAATCTTAAAGTTCGCGAGACCGCATCAAAAATACATCTACGGAAGTTTATTTTTCAATATCCTGTATTCCGTATTTCAGATTGCTTCCTTAGGTACTATTTTACCTGTATTAGGGATGCTTTTTGGGACTATTAAACCTGAGAAATATGAAACAGCACCTGTTTATTCAGGAGAGTTTCTCGATTTCTTCTCTTATGTGAAAGATTACTCCAACTACTATATTCAAAGTTTAGTGACTGAATATGGTGCTTTGAATGTTCTTGCATGGCTTTGTATCATTACGGCATTTATGTTCCTGTTGAGAAATATTTTCAGATATTTAGGTTCATTCCTGTTGATCAATTATCGTGTAGGGGTTACAAAAGACCTCCGTGGAGCAATGTACAGAAAAGTACTTTCTTTACCGGTATCATTTTTTACAGAAAGCAGAAAAGGAGATTTAATGTCCCGTATGTCTAATGACGTAGGTGAAGTTGAAGGGAACATATTAGGAAGCTTGGTTGAGCTTATCAACGCTCCGTTTATGTTGATCAGTACCTTAGTGAGTTTATTCATCCTAAGTCCTGAAATGACCCTTTTCTCATTATTGGTATTGCCTGTAATGGGAACAATGATCGCTTTAGTCGGAAAAAGCCTTAAGAAAGATTCCCATGAGGCACAAAATGAAATGGGAACCATTTTTTCTATTGTAGATGAGACCCTGAAATCTTCCAAAGTCATTAAGATTTTTAATGCTGAGAAGATCATGGACAACCGTTTTATGAAGTCTATGAACAAATGGATTTCAAGCTCTATCAGCCTGGGAAGAAAGAAAGAATTAGCGTCTCCGATGAGTGAATTTTTAGGTTCCATCACATTCTTAATCATTGCATGGTACGGAGGAAAACAAATTCTTGTTGAACAGAGCATCTCTCCTGCTGATTTCCTTGTTTTCCTTGGATTATTTTTCCAGATCCTGCCTCCTGCAAAAAGTTTATCAACTTCCATTTCTAATGTACAGAAAGGAGAAGCTTCTTTAAAAAGAGTGCTTGAAATTCTGGATGCAGATGTAAAAATTGAAGAAGTTGCAGAGCCGGTTTCTATCTCTACCCTGCAAAATAATATTGAATTTAAAAATATTGGATTCTATTATGACAAATCCAATCTTATTCTTAAAAATTTCAATCTGACCATTCAGAAAGGAAAAACCGTTGCATTAGTAGGACAAAGTGGAAGTGGTAAAACAACCATTGCCAATCTTTTGGCCAGATTCTATGATGTTTCGGAAGGAGAAATTCTGATTGACGGAACAGATATTAAGCATCTGAAACTACAGGAATATCGTAAGCTTTTGGGAATGGTAACTCAGGAGTCTGTATTATTCAATGATTCGGTGTACAATAATATTTTAATGGGTAAACCTGATGCTACGAGAGAAGAAGTCATTGCCGCGGCTAAAATTGCCAATGCCGATGATTTTATTACCAATCTTTCTGAAGGGTATGATACCAATATCGGGGATGATGGGAATAAGCTTTCCGGAGGGCAAAAACAAAGGGTTTCTATAGCAAGAGCCGTCTTGAAAAATCCACCGATCATGATTTTGGACGAAGCGACATCTGCTTTGGATACAGAATCTGAAAGATTTGTACAGGATGCACTGGAAAAAATGATGGAAAACAGAACTTCTTTAGTGATTGCACACCGCCTTTCAACGATTCAGAAAGCAGACTGGATTGTAGTGATGGAAAAAGGTGACATTGTAGAACAAGGTACCCACCATGATCTTATTGCTAAAAAAGGAATGTATAACAAACTTGTTGAGCTCCAGAATTTTGACTAA